DNA from Sphingomonas sp. SUN039:
TCGATCATCTGCTGGTGGAGATAGAAGGGGAGCGCCCCGATCAGCCCCAGCTGCGCGAAGAGGAGCAGGAGAAGCGAGAACGGTCTTAACGAACCGAGCGCCGTGACGGCGCCTGCTATGGCCGCAACGATAGCGGCGGCCCACAGCACCCAGTCCGGCACTGCGCGATAGGTGCGTCCGTCAAGCTGCTGGGCCAGCATCTGGGCGAAGGCATCGACCCCCCACATCGGCTCGCGGGTGATGCGCGTGATCGGGGTGGCAAACAGGTCGATATCCTGGATATGTCCGCCGATCAGGACATATTTCCCCGCGATCTGGTCGCGGAACAGCGCCGATGCCTCGGGGCTGGCGGCGAGGGCGTCGTCCGCCAGGACATGGATCGGAATGGCGTTGAACAACGGACGGTCTTCGGTCGTCGCCCGACGCCATGCCACGCTTTGTCCCAGATGCGCGCTGCTGGTCGGCACGCTCGCGCTCGCCTGCGGCAACAAGGGAGGAAGGCTGGCTTCGCGCTGGGGCCAGCGGCGCAGCACGTTTCCGCTGTCGGACTCCAGCCGGATGCTCGCCGGCCCGACATTTCCCGGTTTCAACCGGCCGATGAACCCCTCGAGAAATTGTTGCTGCTCATAGGTAATCTTGGCCCCGTTTGTGTCGTTCGACGCATAGGCAAGCCAGGTCGGCGTCCGCATCGACCGGAAGGCCTCTACGAGAACCGGATCCTCGGGTTGCGGCTGGTCGACGAGCACGTCGATCCCGATCGACTTTGCCCCCATTGTGTCGATGCGCCGCAGCGCCTTGGCGAGTACAGTGCGATCGACCGGCGACCGCTTGCCCGTGAGGCTGAGCGTGTCGTCGTCGTACGCGACGATCACGATGCGGGGATCGGTTTCCACCCGGAGCGTCGTCAGTGCACTACGCAGGTCATAAAGGGCCGCCTCGGCATCCTGCGCGAACACGATTTGCCAGCTGAACCGTGCCAGCAGGACCGCCAGCACCAGCATCACCAGTGTCGCGGCGAGACGCAGCTTCCCCAACTGGCGCAGGACAAAGCCTGCGCGACGTGCAACGCCGCTCCAGCCGTGCATGCTCAGCGCGCGGACAACAGCCGCTGGGCACCGTCCCCGACGACCGCAAAGCCCGCCCAGTAATAGGGGTGAGAGGTCGCCGCTTCGTCCATCAGCGTCGCCTGCGCGCCCATCAGCGCCTCACCGACACTGGCGGTGCTACCGCCCTTGAACAGCCCTGAAATCAGGCGTTCGGTGGCGTTGAAATCGTCGGGCGCGGGCCAGTGACTGGCGAGCACCGAGCGCCCGCCTGCACCGATAAACGCGCGGACCAACCCGTCGAGCGCATTGCCGCCGCCGCTGGTGATCCCGGCCGCGCGAGTCGCCGCCACCGTCGCCGTGCCTGCCGTGTCGCACGCCGACAGGATGACGAGGTCCGCATCGATCTTGAGCGCATAGATCTCGCCGAAATCGAGCAGGCCGTCCGATGCGCTGGGTGCGAACGAGGTCAGCAGGGCAGGGCGCGCGGGGCATTCGGGGCGCGGTGCGGTGACCAGTCCGTGGGTCGCGAAATGCAGGATGCGGTAGTTGGCGAGGTCGGCGCGTGCCTTTACCGCGCTATCGGTGAAATCGGCACCGGTCACGATCTGGCTACCGCCGGTCGCGGCGGCTGCCGTCCGCAACTCAGCCGCGGAGACCGGCTTGCTCCATTCGGCAACCGGCCAGTTGCAATCGACGGCACCTGCACCGCCCAGCGAGCGTGTTGCCGACGCCTGAATCAGGCCCGCCACCGGCGCATTCTGGCCGAAGCCGAGGTATTGGGCGGTGG
Protein-coding regions in this window:
- a CDS encoding adenylate/guanylate cyclase domain-containing protein; this translates as MHGWSGVARRAGFVLRQLGKLRLAATLVMLVLAVLLARFSWQIVFAQDAEAALYDLRSALTTLRVETDPRIVIVAYDDDTLSLTGKRSPVDRTVLAKALRRIDTMGAKSIGIDVLVDQPQPEDPVLVEAFRSMRTPTWLAYASNDTNGAKITYEQQQFLEGFIGRLKPGNVGPASIRLESDSGNVLRRWPQREASLPPLLPQASASVPTSSAHLGQSVAWRRATTEDRPLFNAIPIHVLADDALAASPEASALFRDQIAGKYVLIGGHIQDIDLFATPITRITREPMWGVDAFAQMLAQQLDGRTYRAVPDWVLWAAAIVAAIAGAVTALGSLRPFSLLLLLFAQLGLIGALPFYLHQQMIDTYGLPVFGWGSGWIVAFLAMGTAVRAISAEQRRFAQSALGKYLPRDIAAQILRDPEGLSLKGEKRELFIVFSDLEGFTKLSHAIDPDVVASLLNRYLETLSEVVLAHGGTIDKFVGDAVVAFWGAPIARPDDGARAVKAAIAMHAAGETFRKTVPDGVPAIGRTRVGLHFGEVIVGNFGGEGRIQYTALGDAMNTAARLEGANKQLGTSVLISRDAAERSGLSGFRALGTVELRGRATPVDIVEPSTADAATLATLADSIARAQRGDQAAILEVRAFADLHPNDAAMRNLVYRLGNRTEGGYFVLD